A genomic window from Xenorhabdus cabanillasii includes:
- the cysC gene encoding adenylyl-sulfate kinase gives MAQFEDTDTFSGIVSNNIVWHSHDVTRKQREAVNGHPALVIWFTGLSGSGKSTLAGMLEHALFSQGIKTYLLDGDNVRHGLCRDLGFSEADRQENIRRVGEVAKLMVDAGLVVLTAFISPGRAERQKIRQSMESGQFIEVFVDTPLAICESRDPKGLYKKARAGEIPNFTGIDAIYEAPEQPDIYLDGSQDIELLMEKLLLALNDRYIVTI, from the coding sequence GTGGCTCAGTTCGAAGATACTGATACCTTTTCCGGTATTGTTTCCAATAATATTGTCTGGCATTCACATGATGTAACCAGAAAACAGCGGGAAGCCGTTAATGGGCATCCTGCTTTGGTTATCTGGTTTACCGGGTTATCAGGTTCAGGAAAATCCACGCTGGCGGGAATGTTGGAGCACGCTCTATTCTCACAGGGGATCAAAACCTATTTGTTGGATGGCGATAATGTGCGTCACGGTTTGTGTCGTGATCTGGGGTTTTCTGAGGCTGATCGACAGGAGAATATCCGGCGTGTAGGAGAAGTTGCGAAATTAATGGTTGATGCCGGGCTGGTGGTATTGACGGCATTTATTTCTCCTGGCCGGGCTGAGCGACAAAAAATACGTCAATCGATGGAGTCTGGTCAATTTATTGAAGTATTTGTAGATACACCTCTGGCGATTTGTGAATCCCGTGATCCGAAAGGTTTATATAAAAAAGCGCGAGCCGGGGAAATTCCGAATTTCACCGGAATTGATGCGATTTATGAAGCACCAGAACAGCCTGATATTTATTTGGATGGCTCACAAGATATTGAATTATTAATGGAAAAATTGCTTCTTGCACTCAATGATCGCTATATTGTGACTATTTAA
- the ftsB gene encoding cell division protein FtsB, which translates to MGKLTLLLLVLLGWLQYSLWFGKNGIHDYVRIKDEVEKQEKDNLFLKSRNDQLFAEIKDLKSGQQAIEERARNELGMIKPGESFYRMVPDSMKQNSQHSVSHNTNTDTSILGQNQNSEQ; encoded by the coding sequence ATGGGTAAACTAACGCTACTATTACTGGTTTTACTTGGCTGGTTACAGTATTCGCTGTGGTTCGGCAAAAATGGTATCCACGATTATGTGCGAATTAAAGATGAGGTTGAAAAACAAGAGAAGGACAACCTTTTCCTTAAGTCACGCAATGACCAGTTGTTTGCTGAAATTAAAGATCTGAAAAGCGGTCAACAAGCAATTGAAGAACGTGCCCGCAATGAATTAGGTATGATTAAGCCGGGTGAATCTTTTTATCGCATGGTGCCGGATTCAATGAAACAAAATTCACAACATTCTGTGAGTCACAATACCAATACGGATACCAGTATATTGGGACAAAATCAAAATAGTGAACAATAA
- the ispD gene encoding 2-C-methyl-D-erythritol 4-phosphate cytidylyltransferase, with translation MTEIVALIPAAGIGSRMQSECPKQYLNIAGKTIIEHTLAALLEHPRIQQIVIVLNPADTQFNQLAIASDPRITTVIGGDERADSVLAGLNYLSDLSAEHPVWVLVHDAARPCLHRDDLDNLLQLVDKSPFSSALRDSQYDGELFCGGLLAAPVRDTMKRMVISPVEKISAEKSLFVDHTVDRNGLWHALTPQLFPLQLLRDCLMKALSEQARITDESSALEYCGYRPVLIKGRADNIKVTQPEDLALAEFYLSRKSKEHIV, from the coding sequence ATGACTGAAATAGTTGCTTTGATCCCTGCCGCTGGTATTGGCAGTCGGATGCAATCAGAATGTCCGAAACAATATCTTAATATCGCGGGAAAAACCATAATTGAACATACGCTGGCTGCATTGCTTGAACATCCCCGTATACAGCAAATTGTTATTGTGCTGAATCCTGCTGACACGCAATTCAACCAATTGGCCATTGCTTCCGATCCGCGTATTACAACAGTTATTGGTGGTGATGAGCGTGCTGATTCAGTGCTGGCGGGGCTGAACTATTTGTCAGATCTTTCAGCGGAGCACCCTGTCTGGGTTTTGGTTCATGATGCGGCCCGTCCTTGTTTACACCGCGATGACCTCGATAATTTACTGCAACTGGTCGATAAAAGCCCGTTCTCTTCTGCCCTGCGTGATAGCCAGTATGATGGTGAACTTTTCTGTGGTGGATTATTAGCCGCTCCCGTCAGGGATACTATGAAACGTATGGTGATTTCGCCCGTGGAAAAAATATCAGCGGAAAAGTCATTATTCGTTGATCATACTGTCGATCGCAATGGTCTTTGGCACGCATTGACTCCGCAATTATTTCCTTTACAGCTATTACGTGATTGCCTGATGAAAGCACTTTCAGAGCAAGCCCGCATTACGGACGAATCTTCCGCACTGGAGTATTGCGGTTATCGTCCGGTACTTATCAAAGGAAGAGCGGACAACATTAAAGTGACTCAACCTGAAGATCTGGCATTGGCTGAGTTTTATCTATCCCGAAAATCAAAGGAACATATCGTATGA
- the ispF gene encoding 2-C-methyl-D-erythritol 2,4-cyclodiphosphate synthase translates to MRIGHGFDVHKFGGEGPLIIGGVRIPYDQGLIAHSDGDVALHAATDALLGAAALGDIGKLFPDTDPAFKGADSRELLKEAYRRIREKGYRIGNLDITIIAQAPKMLPHIPQMRVNLAEDLECHMDDINVKATTTEKLGFVGRKEGIACEAVALLVKE, encoded by the coding sequence ATGAGAATTGGTCACGGTTTTGATGTACATAAATTTGGCGGAGAAGGGCCATTGATCATTGGCGGTGTCCGTATTCCTTATGATCAGGGATTGATTGCACACTCAGATGGTGATGTTGCCTTACATGCTGCAACGGATGCTCTGTTGGGGGCTGCGGCTTTGGGAGATATCGGGAAATTGTTTCCAGATACTGACCCTGCTTTCAAAGGTGCTGATAGCCGTGAATTGCTGAAAGAAGCCTATCGGCGTATCCGTGAAAAAGGATATCGGATTGGTAATCTTGATATCACAATTATCGCGCAGGCACCTAAAATGCTACCCCATATTCCCCAGATGCGGGTTAATCTGGCAGAAGATCTTGAGTGCCATATGGATGACATTAATGTTAAAGCAACAACCACAGAAAAACTGGGATTTGTTGGACGTAAAGAAGGTATTGCCTGTGAAGCAGTTGCCTTGTTGGTGAAGGAATAA
- the truD gene encoding tRNA pseudouridine(13) synthase TruD gives MALRELHWLYGRPEATGIVKAAPEDFIVREDLGFSPDGEGEHLMVHIRKTGCNTQFVADHLARFAKIPARSVSYAGLKDRNAVTEQWFCLHLPGKQDPDLTAFQLEGCEILATARQKRKLRIGVLKGNDFTLVLREISDRQSVEKRLQQVAQTGVPNYFGEQRFGRDGQNLVQAQRWAENEIQVKERNRRSFYLSACRSVMFNIITSIRIAQGEHQQVQNGDALQLTGRGSWFVADESELAALQQRVIDGELQITAPLPGDKALGTQNQALDFEQQCLQDYDSLWSLVKRERVESARRAMLVKPINLRWEWQDDQIVTLHFSLPSGSFATSVIRELINQNQNNTADIAE, from the coding sequence ATGGCATTGCGTGAATTACATTGGCTTTATGGGCGTCCTGAAGCAACCGGCATTGTTAAAGCAGCACCGGAAGATTTTATTGTTCGTGAAGACTTAGGCTTTTCTCCTGATGGAGAAGGCGAACATTTAATGGTACATATTCGTAAGACAGGGTGTAATACACAGTTTGTTGCCGATCATCTTGCCCGATTCGCTAAAATACCAGCACGCTCTGTCAGTTATGCAGGTTTAAAAGATCGTAATGCAGTGACTGAACAGTGGTTTTGCCTGCATTTACCGGGAAAACAAGATCCTGATTTAACTGCATTTCAGCTTGAAGGCTGTGAAATACTGGCTACGGCTCGCCAGAAACGCAAACTGCGCATTGGAGTATTGAAAGGTAATGATTTCACACTGGTTTTAAGGGAAATCTCTGATCGGCAATCCGTGGAAAAGCGCTTGCAGCAGGTTGCTCAGACAGGCGTTCCTAACTATTTTGGCGAACAGCGTTTCGGGCGAGATGGACAGAATCTGGTTCAGGCGCAGCGTTGGGCAGAAAATGAAATTCAGGTTAAAGAGCGTAATCGCCGTAGCTTTTACCTTTCTGCTTGCCGCAGTGTTATGTTTAATATTATTACCAGCATACGTATTGCGCAGGGTGAGCATCAACAGGTACAAAATGGTGACGCATTACAGTTAACCGGGCGTGGTAGTTGGTTTGTGGCTGACGAATCTGAACTGGCTGCGCTACAGCAACGGGTTATTGATGGGGAGTTACAGATCACCGCTCCGTTACCGGGAGACAAGGCATTGGGGACACAGAATCAGGCGCTGGATTTTGAGCAGCAATGTTTACAGGATTACGATTCGCTTTGGTCATTAGTCAAACGTGAACGTGTAGAAAGTGCTCGCAGGGCGATGTTGGTGAAACCAATTAACCTGCGTTGGGAATGGCAGGATGACCAAATTGTCACACTTCATTTTTCTTTGCCATCAGGCAGTTTTGCCACCAGTGTTATCAGAGAATTGATTAACCAGAATCAAAATAATACGGCTGATATTGCTGAATAA
- the surE gene encoding 5'/3'-nucleotidase SurE, which translates to MLRILLSNDDGVTAPGIQTLAAKLREQYHVQVIAPDRNRSGASNALTLDRPLRISVLSNGDVAVREGTPTDCVYLGVNKLVRPRPDIVVSGINCGPNLGDDVIYSGTVAAAMEGRHLGLPALAVSLDGDKHYETAAEVTVRLLNLLQKFPLRAGNILNINVPDIPIEQIKGFKVTRCGCRCAAEEVYSLEDPKGDMLYWIGPPGEKRDAGPETDFAAVEEGFVSITPLQVDLTAYKAQELVADWLLKVGDTGEC; encoded by the coding sequence ATGCTGCGGATATTGCTGAGTAATGATGATGGTGTCACTGCGCCGGGTATTCAAACTTTAGCGGCTAAATTGCGGGAACAATATCATGTGCAGGTAATTGCACCTGATCGTAACCGTAGTGGTGCGTCGAATGCTTTAACGTTAGATCGTCCTTTGCGTATCAGCGTATTGAGTAATGGTGATGTTGCTGTTCGGGAAGGAACACCGACAGACTGTGTTTACTTGGGGGTCAATAAATTAGTTCGCCCTCGCCCGGATATTGTGGTTTCAGGGATCAACTGTGGTCCCAATTTAGGTGATGATGTGATTTATTCCGGCACAGTTGCCGCTGCAATGGAAGGGCGTCATTTAGGGCTACCTGCCTTAGCTGTATCACTTGATGGTGACAAACATTATGAAACAGCAGCAGAAGTCACTGTACGTTTATTGAATCTGTTACAAAAATTCCCATTGAGAGCCGGTAATATTCTGAACATCAATGTGCCTGATATACCTATTGAGCAAATCAAAGGGTTTAAGGTTACACGATGTGGTTGCCGATGTGCGGCTGAAGAAGTTTATTCTCTGGAAGATCCCAAGGGCGATATGCTTTATTGGATAGGGCCTCCGGGAGAAAAGCGTGATGCTGGCCCGGAAACAGATTTTGCTGCGGTAGAAGAAGGGTTTGTCTCCATTACTCCTTTACAGGTAGATTTGACAGCCTATAAAGCACAGGAATTGGTAGCTGATTGGTTGTTGAAAGTCGGGGATACGGGAGAATGTTAA
- a CDS encoding protein-L-isoaspartate(D-aspartate) O-methyltransferase translates to MLSRLMKNLLTQLRQQGIQNEHLLDVISRVPRECFVDEALAHKAYENTALPIGSGQTISQPYIVARMTELLNLTPESNVLEIGTGSGYQTAILAHLARHVFSVERIKGLQWQAKRRLKQLDLHNISTRHGDGWNGWPSKGPFHAIIVTAAPPEIPQALLHQLADGGVMVLPVGEHSQSLKVVRRYGNDFHSEVIESVRFVPLIQGELA, encoded by the coding sequence ATGTTAAGTCGGTTAATGAAAAATTTGCTGACACAATTGCGCCAGCAGGGAATACAGAACGAGCACCTGCTGGATGTGATATCCAGAGTTCCCAGAGAATGCTTTGTTGATGAAGCCTTGGCGCATAAAGCATATGAAAACACAGCACTGCCAATTGGATCTGGGCAGACTATATCTCAGCCGTATATTGTTGCTCGTATGACTGAGCTACTGAATTTGACTCCTGAATCTAATGTATTGGAGATTGGAACGGGGTCTGGCTATCAGACGGCTATACTTGCCCATTTAGCCAGACATGTTTTCTCCGTAGAACGTATTAAGGGGTTACAGTGGCAGGCTAAGCGCAGGTTAAAACAGCTCGATTTACATAATATCTCAACCCGCCATGGGGATGGTTGGAATGGTTGGCCGTCAAAGGGGCCATTTCATGCCATTATCGTCACAGCTGCACCTCCAGAAATACCACAGGCACTATTACATCAGCTGGCAGATGGCGGCGTGATGGTATTGCCAGTTGGTGAGCATTCTCAGTCGCTAAAAGTGGTACGTCGCTATGGAAACGATTTTCATAGTGAAGTAATCGAATCTGTTCGTTTCGTACCCTTGATCCAAGGTGAACTGGCATAA